In Thunnus thynnus chromosome 4, fThuThy2.1, whole genome shotgun sequence, a genomic segment contains:
- the srpk1b gene encoding SRSF protein kinase 1b isoform X1, producing the protein MRSAECVILAMQARKKRIRPRKPGKKPEPHGRGGGSQPGQADSPLPEQDEEILGSDDDEQEDPNDYCRGGYHHVKIGDLFNGRYHVIRKLGWGHFSTVWLAWDIQDKRFVAMKVVKSAEHYTETALDEIKLLKSVRNTDPSDPSREKVVQLLDDFKISGMNGTHVCMVFEVLGYHLLKWIIKSNYQGLPLPCVKSIIRQVLQGLDYLHTKCKIIHTDIKPENILLTVNEPYIKKMAAEATQWQKTGAAPPSGSAVSTAPAPKPVAKMSKNKKKKMKKKQKKQAELLEKRIQEMEGGATPEGGEEEEDEETTTETTEDTTSSTTLSMSATLQDIVNHTITDSTPDEQPQQMSEGNEQREDAAEEENRMEVNCNGHASTQESEASPESQVHRTKKSTEELEDQQNANQPETKTEADDTLPNKEDRQTCNGSSMDPNLDPPQLPASLSPDSVTVELKEGDKAEKKEEEMDTLGENKRKDDEEDGQNGASGSMLVNPLEPINADKLQVKIADLGNACWVHKHFTDDIQTRQYRSLEVLIGSGYSTPADIWSTACMAFELATGDYLFEPHSGEDYSRDEDHIALIIELLGKVPRKLILSGKYSKEFFTKKGDLRHITKLKPWGLLDVLVEKYEWSKEEAYNFSSFLLPMLDLVPERRATAAQCLSHPWLTS; encoded by the exons ACCAGAGCCTCATGGTCGTGGAGGCGGCTCTCAGCCGGGTCAGGCAGACTCTCCCCTCCCAGAGCAGGACGAGGAGATCCTGGGCTCTGATGACGATGAGCAGGAGGACCCCAACGACTACTGCAGGG GTGGATATCATCATGTGAAGATTGGAGATCTGTTCAACGGGAGATATCATGTGATCCGTAAACTGGGCTGGGGGCACTTCTCCACTGTGTGGCTGGCCTGGGACATCCA GGACAAGCGCTTTGTGGCCATGAAGGTTGTGAAAAGTGCTGAACATTATACAGAGACGGCCCTGGATGAGATCAAGCTGCTCAAATCT gTGAGAAACACAGATCCCAGTGACCCCAGCAGAGAGAAAGTGGTGCAGCTTCTAGACGACTTCAAAATTTCTGGCATGAATGGCACTC ATGTGTGCATGGTGTTTGAGGTGCTGGGATACCACCTACTGAAGTGGATCATCAAGTCAAATTATCAAGGCCTGCCGCTGCCCTGTGTGAAAAGCATCATACGACAG GTTCTTCAGGGTTTAGACTACCTCCACACTAAGTGTAAGATCATCCACACAGACATCAAACCAGAGAATATTCTTCTGACTGTCAATGAGCCCTACATCAAGAAAATGGCCGCCGAAGCGACGCAGTGGCAGAAGACTGGCGCTGCACCTCCCTCCGGTTCTGCAG TGAGCACAGCCCCAGCACCCAAACCA GtggccaaaatgtcaaagaacaaaaagaagaagatgaagaaaaagcagaagaagcagGCGGAGCTGCTGGAGAAAAGGATCcaggagatggagggaggagcaACACccgaaggaggagaggaggaggaggatgaggagacgACGACAGAGACCACAGAAGATACAACTTCCTCTACTACCCTCTCTATGTCTGCCACACTGCAGGACATTGTTAACCATACTATCACAG ACTCGACTCCCGACGAGCAGCCCCAGCAGATGTCTGAGGGAAATGAACAGAGAGAGGATGCAGCCGAGGAGGAGAACAGAATGGAAGTGAACTGCAATGGCCACGCCTCCACACAGGAGAGCGAGGCCAGCCCGGAGAGCCAGGTACACAGGACCAAGAAGTCCACAGAGGAACTGGAGGACCAACAGAACGCAAACCAAccagaaaccaaaacagaggCAGACGACACATTACCTAACAAAGAAGACCGCCAGACCTGTAACGGTTCATCCATGGACCCCAACCTCGACCCACCGCAGCTCCCAGCTTCTCTCAGCCCAGACTCTGTCACTGTTGAGCTAAAGGAGGGAGATaaggcagagaagaaggaggaggagatggataCTCTCggggaaaacaaaagaaaggatGATGAGGAAGACGGCCAAAATG GAGCATCAGGCAGTATGTTGGTAAACCCGCTGGAGCCTATCAATGCTGACAAGCTGCAGGTTAAAATTGCTGACCTGGGCAACGCCTGCTGGGTG CATAAGCATTTCACAGATGACATCCAGACACGGCAGTATCGCTCGCTTGAGGTGCTGATAGGATCCGGCTACAGCACACCAGCAGACATCTGGAGCACAGCCTGCATG GCCTTTGAACTTGCCACTGGAGACTATCTGTTTGAACCCCACTCTGGAGAAGACTACTCCAGAGATGAAG ATCACATAGCGCTGATCATCGAGCTGCTGGGTAAAGTTCCTCGGAAGCTGATCTTGTCAGGCAAATACTCCAAGGAGTTTTTCACTAAGAAAG GCGACCTGCGTCACATTACCAAGCTGAAGCCGTGGGGTCTGCTCGACGTGTTAGTAGAAAAGTACGAGTGGTCTAAAGAGGAGGCCTACAACTTCAGCAGCTTCCTGCTGCCCATGCTGGACCTGGTGCCTGAAAGGAGGGCCACAGCAGCCCAGTGCCTCTCCCATCCATGGCTCACATCCTAG
- the srpk1b gene encoding SRSF protein kinase 1b isoform X3 — protein sequence MQARKKRIRPRKPGKKPEPHGRGGGSQPGQADSPLPEQDEEILGSDDDEQEDPNDYCRGGYHHVKIGDLFNGRYHVIRKLGWGHFSTVWLAWDIQDKRFVAMKVVKSAEHYTETALDEIKLLKSVRNTDPSDPSREKVVQLLDDFKISGMNGTHVCMVFEVLGYHLLKWIIKSNYQGLPLPCVKSIIRQVLQGLDYLHTKCKIIHTDIKPENILLTVNEPYIKKMAAEATQWQKTGAAPPSGSAVSTAPAPKPVAKMSKNKKKKMKKKQKKQAELLEKRIQEMEGGATPEGGEEEEDEETTTETTEDTTSSTTLSMSATLQDIVNHTITDSTPDEQPQQMSEGNEQREDAAEEENRMEVNCNGHASTQESEASPESQVHRTKKSTEELEDQQNANQPETKTEADDTLPNKEDRQTCNGSSMDPNLDPPQLPASLSPDSVTVELKEGDKAEKKEEEMDTLGENKRKDDEEDGQNGASGSMLVNPLEPINADKLQVKIADLGNACWVHKHFTDDIQTRQYRSLEVLIGSGYSTPADIWSTACMAFELATGDYLFEPHSGEDYSRDEDHIALIIELLGKVPRKLILSGKYSKEFFTKKGDLRHITKLKPWGLLDVLVEKYEWSKEEAYNFSSFLLPMLDLVPERRATAAQCLSHPWLTS from the exons ACCAGAGCCTCATGGTCGTGGAGGCGGCTCTCAGCCGGGTCAGGCAGACTCTCCCCTCCCAGAGCAGGACGAGGAGATCCTGGGCTCTGATGACGATGAGCAGGAGGACCCCAACGACTACTGCAGGG GTGGATATCATCATGTGAAGATTGGAGATCTGTTCAACGGGAGATATCATGTGATCCGTAAACTGGGCTGGGGGCACTTCTCCACTGTGTGGCTGGCCTGGGACATCCA GGACAAGCGCTTTGTGGCCATGAAGGTTGTGAAAAGTGCTGAACATTATACAGAGACGGCCCTGGATGAGATCAAGCTGCTCAAATCT gTGAGAAACACAGATCCCAGTGACCCCAGCAGAGAGAAAGTGGTGCAGCTTCTAGACGACTTCAAAATTTCTGGCATGAATGGCACTC ATGTGTGCATGGTGTTTGAGGTGCTGGGATACCACCTACTGAAGTGGATCATCAAGTCAAATTATCAAGGCCTGCCGCTGCCCTGTGTGAAAAGCATCATACGACAG GTTCTTCAGGGTTTAGACTACCTCCACACTAAGTGTAAGATCATCCACACAGACATCAAACCAGAGAATATTCTTCTGACTGTCAATGAGCCCTACATCAAGAAAATGGCCGCCGAAGCGACGCAGTGGCAGAAGACTGGCGCTGCACCTCCCTCCGGTTCTGCAG TGAGCACAGCCCCAGCACCCAAACCA GtggccaaaatgtcaaagaacaaaaagaagaagatgaagaaaaagcagaagaagcagGCGGAGCTGCTGGAGAAAAGGATCcaggagatggagggaggagcaACACccgaaggaggagaggaggaggaggatgaggagacgACGACAGAGACCACAGAAGATACAACTTCCTCTACTACCCTCTCTATGTCTGCCACACTGCAGGACATTGTTAACCATACTATCACAG ACTCGACTCCCGACGAGCAGCCCCAGCAGATGTCTGAGGGAAATGAACAGAGAGAGGATGCAGCCGAGGAGGAGAACAGAATGGAAGTGAACTGCAATGGCCACGCCTCCACACAGGAGAGCGAGGCCAGCCCGGAGAGCCAGGTACACAGGACCAAGAAGTCCACAGAGGAACTGGAGGACCAACAGAACGCAAACCAAccagaaaccaaaacagaggCAGACGACACATTACCTAACAAAGAAGACCGCCAGACCTGTAACGGTTCATCCATGGACCCCAACCTCGACCCACCGCAGCTCCCAGCTTCTCTCAGCCCAGACTCTGTCACTGTTGAGCTAAAGGAGGGAGATaaggcagagaagaaggaggaggagatggataCTCTCggggaaaacaaaagaaaggatGATGAGGAAGACGGCCAAAATG GAGCATCAGGCAGTATGTTGGTAAACCCGCTGGAGCCTATCAATGCTGACAAGCTGCAGGTTAAAATTGCTGACCTGGGCAACGCCTGCTGGGTG CATAAGCATTTCACAGATGACATCCAGACACGGCAGTATCGCTCGCTTGAGGTGCTGATAGGATCCGGCTACAGCACACCAGCAGACATCTGGAGCACAGCCTGCATG GCCTTTGAACTTGCCACTGGAGACTATCTGTTTGAACCCCACTCTGGAGAAGACTACTCCAGAGATGAAG ATCACATAGCGCTGATCATCGAGCTGCTGGGTAAAGTTCCTCGGAAGCTGATCTTGTCAGGCAAATACTCCAAGGAGTTTTTCACTAAGAAAG GCGACCTGCGTCACATTACCAAGCTGAAGCCGTGGGGTCTGCTCGACGTGTTAGTAGAAAAGTACGAGTGGTCTAAAGAGGAGGCCTACAACTTCAGCAGCTTCCTGCTGCCCATGCTGGACCTGGTGCCTGAAAGGAGGGCCACAGCAGCCCAGTGCCTCTCCCATCCATGGCTCACATCCTAG
- the srpk1b gene encoding SRSF protein kinase 1b isoform X2, with product MERKVLAMQARKKRIRPRKPGKKPEPHGRGGGSQPGQADSPLPEQDEEILGSDDDEQEDPNDYCRGGYHHVKIGDLFNGRYHVIRKLGWGHFSTVWLAWDIQDKRFVAMKVVKSAEHYTETALDEIKLLKSVRNTDPSDPSREKVVQLLDDFKISGMNGTHVCMVFEVLGYHLLKWIIKSNYQGLPLPCVKSIIRQVLQGLDYLHTKCKIIHTDIKPENILLTVNEPYIKKMAAEATQWQKTGAAPPSGSAVSTAPAPKPVAKMSKNKKKKMKKKQKKQAELLEKRIQEMEGGATPEGGEEEEDEETTTETTEDTTSSTTLSMSATLQDIVNHTITDSTPDEQPQQMSEGNEQREDAAEEENRMEVNCNGHASTQESEASPESQVHRTKKSTEELEDQQNANQPETKTEADDTLPNKEDRQTCNGSSMDPNLDPPQLPASLSPDSVTVELKEGDKAEKKEEEMDTLGENKRKDDEEDGQNGASGSMLVNPLEPINADKLQVKIADLGNACWVHKHFTDDIQTRQYRSLEVLIGSGYSTPADIWSTACMAFELATGDYLFEPHSGEDYSRDEDHIALIIELLGKVPRKLILSGKYSKEFFTKKGDLRHITKLKPWGLLDVLVEKYEWSKEEAYNFSSFLLPMLDLVPERRATAAQCLSHPWLTS from the exons ACCAGAGCCTCATGGTCGTGGAGGCGGCTCTCAGCCGGGTCAGGCAGACTCTCCCCTCCCAGAGCAGGACGAGGAGATCCTGGGCTCTGATGACGATGAGCAGGAGGACCCCAACGACTACTGCAGGG GTGGATATCATCATGTGAAGATTGGAGATCTGTTCAACGGGAGATATCATGTGATCCGTAAACTGGGCTGGGGGCACTTCTCCACTGTGTGGCTGGCCTGGGACATCCA GGACAAGCGCTTTGTGGCCATGAAGGTTGTGAAAAGTGCTGAACATTATACAGAGACGGCCCTGGATGAGATCAAGCTGCTCAAATCT gTGAGAAACACAGATCCCAGTGACCCCAGCAGAGAGAAAGTGGTGCAGCTTCTAGACGACTTCAAAATTTCTGGCATGAATGGCACTC ATGTGTGCATGGTGTTTGAGGTGCTGGGATACCACCTACTGAAGTGGATCATCAAGTCAAATTATCAAGGCCTGCCGCTGCCCTGTGTGAAAAGCATCATACGACAG GTTCTTCAGGGTTTAGACTACCTCCACACTAAGTGTAAGATCATCCACACAGACATCAAACCAGAGAATATTCTTCTGACTGTCAATGAGCCCTACATCAAGAAAATGGCCGCCGAAGCGACGCAGTGGCAGAAGACTGGCGCTGCACCTCCCTCCGGTTCTGCAG TGAGCACAGCCCCAGCACCCAAACCA GtggccaaaatgtcaaagaacaaaaagaagaagatgaagaaaaagcagaagaagcagGCGGAGCTGCTGGAGAAAAGGATCcaggagatggagggaggagcaACACccgaaggaggagaggaggaggaggatgaggagacgACGACAGAGACCACAGAAGATACAACTTCCTCTACTACCCTCTCTATGTCTGCCACACTGCAGGACATTGTTAACCATACTATCACAG ACTCGACTCCCGACGAGCAGCCCCAGCAGATGTCTGAGGGAAATGAACAGAGAGAGGATGCAGCCGAGGAGGAGAACAGAATGGAAGTGAACTGCAATGGCCACGCCTCCACACAGGAGAGCGAGGCCAGCCCGGAGAGCCAGGTACACAGGACCAAGAAGTCCACAGAGGAACTGGAGGACCAACAGAACGCAAACCAAccagaaaccaaaacagaggCAGACGACACATTACCTAACAAAGAAGACCGCCAGACCTGTAACGGTTCATCCATGGACCCCAACCTCGACCCACCGCAGCTCCCAGCTTCTCTCAGCCCAGACTCTGTCACTGTTGAGCTAAAGGAGGGAGATaaggcagagaagaaggaggaggagatggataCTCTCggggaaaacaaaagaaaggatGATGAGGAAGACGGCCAAAATG GAGCATCAGGCAGTATGTTGGTAAACCCGCTGGAGCCTATCAATGCTGACAAGCTGCAGGTTAAAATTGCTGACCTGGGCAACGCCTGCTGGGTG CATAAGCATTTCACAGATGACATCCAGACACGGCAGTATCGCTCGCTTGAGGTGCTGATAGGATCCGGCTACAGCACACCAGCAGACATCTGGAGCACAGCCTGCATG GCCTTTGAACTTGCCACTGGAGACTATCTGTTTGAACCCCACTCTGGAGAAGACTACTCCAGAGATGAAG ATCACATAGCGCTGATCATCGAGCTGCTGGGTAAAGTTCCTCGGAAGCTGATCTTGTCAGGCAAATACTCCAAGGAGTTTTTCACTAAGAAAG GCGACCTGCGTCACATTACCAAGCTGAAGCCGTGGGGTCTGCTCGACGTGTTAGTAGAAAAGTACGAGTGGTCTAAAGAGGAGGCCTACAACTTCAGCAGCTTCCTGCTGCCCATGCTGGACCTGGTGCCTGAAAGGAGGGCCACAGCAGCCCAGTGCCTCTCCCATCCATGGCTCACATCCTAG